One part of the Ursus arctos isolate Adak ecotype North America unplaced genomic scaffold, UrsArc2.0 scaffold_16, whole genome shotgun sequence genome encodes these proteins:
- the CHGB gene encoding secretogranin-1 isoform X2, producing MQPSVFLGLLGAAVVAAVSSVPVDNRSHNEEMVTRCIIEVLSNALSKSNAPPITPECRQILKKSRKEVKDEEKSENENTRFEVRLLRDPADPSEAHRPSGREEARAPGEEDTQGPTVADTEGGGHSREGASEPQGDLYPSDSQVSKEAKTRHSEKTEEEDRKEEEGEKYQKREHGKDGSEEKNVEELGDTQNAFLNKRNQATAKKKEDLEARYGTHSAGPPEEKTHSRERSSQESGEDTRSQGKRPQESKSQVGSQEESEESEEDADPEVDKRRWKPRHHHGRTRPDRSSQEGKPPSEERGHLREESEESKVGMVRLGEKRDRQPAHYRASEEEPEYGEEVRNYQAIQAPKDLEQGRYGGRGSEEYRALRPPSEESLEDKRNRPSSELDNTAQGYNEESQEERGREGGYHYRARGGEPGAYSIPDNKEEKRFLGEGHHRAQESQMDKARRYPQGEWKEQDRNYLNYGEERGEEEAQAKWQQQEDLEDATESREEARLQGKQYAPHYTTDKRKRLGELLNPYYDPSQWKSRHFERKDNMDDNFLEGEEENGLTLNEKNFFPEYNYDLWEKKPFEEDVNWGYEKRNLSPRLDLKRQYDRVAELDQLLHYRKKSAEFPDFYDSEEQMSPRHAAQNEKDRAGQGVLTEEEEKELENLAAMDLELQKIAEKFSGNRRG from the exons ATGCAGCCGTCAGTGTTTCTCGGCCTCCTGGGAGCGGCGGTGGTGGCCG cAGTCAGTTCTGTGCCAGTGGATAACAGGAGCCACAATGAAGAAATG GTGACTCGCTGCATCATCGAGGTCCTCTCAAATGCCTTGTCGAAGTCCAACGCTCCACCCATCACCCCTGAGTGTCGCCAAATCCTGAAAAAGA gTAGAAAAGAGgtcaaagatgaagagaaaagtgaaaatgaaaacacacggTTTGAAGTAAGATTGTTAAGAGACCCAGCTGATCCCTCAGAAGCCCACAGGCCTTCTGGTAGGGAGGAAGCAAGAGCCCCAGGAGAGGAGGACACCCAAGGCCCGACAGTGGCAGACACAGAGGGAGGTGGGCACAGCCGAGAAGGAGCAAGCGAACCCCAAGGGGATCTCTACCCCTCTGACAGCCAAGTCTCCAAAGAAGCAAAGACACGCCATTCTGAGAAAACCGAGgaagaggacaggaaggaagaggagggggagaaataTCAGAAAAGGGAGCATGGGAAAGATGGCAGTGAAGAGAAAAATGTGGAAGAGCTAGGAGACACACAAAATGCCTTCCTCAACAAAAGAAACCAGGCTACagccaagaaaaaagaagatttaGAGGCCAGATATGGTACACACTCTGCTGGGCCCCCCGAGGAGAAGAcacacagcagggagaggagtAGCCAGGAGAGTGGAGAAGATACAAGAAGCCAGGGGAAACGCCCTCAAGAGTCTAAAAGCCAAGTTGGGAGCCAGGAGGAATCTGAGGAAAGTGAGGAAGATGCTGACCCTGAGGTGGACAAACGACGCTGGAAGCCAAGACACCACCATGGGAGGACCAGGCCTGACAGGTCCTCTCAAGAAGGGAAACCTCCCTCTGAGGAAAGGGGACACCTCCGTGAGGAATCTGAGGAGTCAAAGGTGGGCATGGTCCGTTTAGGGGAAAAGAGGGACCGCCAGCCAGCCCACTATAGGGCTTCAGAGGAAGAACCCGAATATGGGGAGGAAGTGAGGAATTACCAGGCTATCCAGGCTCCCAAGGACCTGGAGCAGGGACGATATGGGGGCAGAGGAAGTGAGGAGTACAGGGCCCTGAGACCTCCCAGTGAGGAGAGCCTGGAGGACAAGAGAAATCGCCCCAGCTCAGAGCTTGACAACACAGCACAGGGATATAATGAAGAAAGTCAGGAAGAGAGGGGCCGTGAGGGGGGATACCACTacagagccaggggaggggaacCAGGTGCATATTCCATTCCagacaacaaagaagaaaaacggTTCTTGGGTGAAGGACACCACCGTGCCCAAGAAAGCCAGATGGACAAAGCAAGGAGGTATCCACAAGGCGAGTGGAAAGAGCAGGACAGAAATTACCTCAACTATGGTGAGGAAAGGGGTGAGGAAGAAGCCCAAGCAaagtggcagcagcaggaggaCCTGGAAGATGCtacagagagcagggaggaagctAGGCTTCAAGGCAAACAGTATGCTCCCCATTATACCACTGACAAGAGGAAGAGATTAGGGGAGCTGCTCAACCCATACTATGACCCTTCCCAGTGGAAGAGCAGGCATTTTGAGAGAAAAGACAACATGGATGATAATTTTcttgagggggaagaggaaaacGGGCTGACCTTGAATGAGAAGAATTTCTTCCCAGAATACAACTATGACTTGTGGGAGAAAAAGCCCTTCGAGGAGGATGTGAATTGGGGATATGAGAAGAGAAATCTCTCCCCCAGACTGGATCTCAAAAGGCAGTATGACCGAGTGGCTGAACTCGACCAGCTCCTTCACTACAGGAAGAAGTCAGCCGAATTTCCAGACTTCTATGACTCTGAGGAGCAGATGAGCCCACGCCATGCAGCACAGAATGAAAAGGACAGGGCTGGCCAGGGAGTTCTGACAGAGGAAGAG gAAAAGGAACTTGAGAATCTGGCTGCAATGGATCTGGAACTACAGAAAATAGCTGAGAAGTTCAGTGGTAATCGAAGGGGCTGA
- the CHGB gene encoding secretogranin-1 isoform X1, with protein sequence MGMVCSDPLFLKLLAVYAVSSVPVDNRSHNEEMVTRCIIEVLSNALSKSNAPPITPECRQILKKSRKEVKDEEKSENENTRFEVRLLRDPADPSEAHRPSGREEARAPGEEDTQGPTVADTEGGGHSREGASEPQGDLYPSDSQVSKEAKTRHSEKTEEEDRKEEEGEKYQKREHGKDGSEEKNVEELGDTQNAFLNKRNQATAKKKEDLEARYGTHSAGPPEEKTHSRERSSQESGEDTRSQGKRPQESKSQVGSQEESEESEEDADPEVDKRRWKPRHHHGRTRPDRSSQEGKPPSEERGHLREESEESKVGMVRLGEKRDRQPAHYRASEEEPEYGEEVRNYQAIQAPKDLEQGRYGGRGSEEYRALRPPSEESLEDKRNRPSSELDNTAQGYNEESQEERGREGGYHYRARGGEPGAYSIPDNKEEKRFLGEGHHRAQESQMDKARRYPQGEWKEQDRNYLNYGEERGEEEAQAKWQQQEDLEDATESREEARLQGKQYAPHYTTDKRKRLGELLNPYYDPSQWKSRHFERKDNMDDNFLEGEEENGLTLNEKNFFPEYNYDLWEKKPFEEDVNWGYEKRNLSPRLDLKRQYDRVAELDQLLHYRKKSAEFPDFYDSEEQMSPRHAAQNEKDRAGQGVLTEEEEKELENLAAMDLELQKIAEKFSGNRRG encoded by the exons cAGTCAGTTCTGTGCCAGTGGATAACAGGAGCCACAATGAAGAAATG GTGACTCGCTGCATCATCGAGGTCCTCTCAAATGCCTTGTCGAAGTCCAACGCTCCACCCATCACCCCTGAGTGTCGCCAAATCCTGAAAAAGA gTAGAAAAGAGgtcaaagatgaagagaaaagtgaaaatgaaaacacacggTTTGAAGTAAGATTGTTAAGAGACCCAGCTGATCCCTCAGAAGCCCACAGGCCTTCTGGTAGGGAGGAAGCAAGAGCCCCAGGAGAGGAGGACACCCAAGGCCCGACAGTGGCAGACACAGAGGGAGGTGGGCACAGCCGAGAAGGAGCAAGCGAACCCCAAGGGGATCTCTACCCCTCTGACAGCCAAGTCTCCAAAGAAGCAAAGACACGCCATTCTGAGAAAACCGAGgaagaggacaggaaggaagaggagggggagaaataTCAGAAAAGGGAGCATGGGAAAGATGGCAGTGAAGAGAAAAATGTGGAAGAGCTAGGAGACACACAAAATGCCTTCCTCAACAAAAGAAACCAGGCTACagccaagaaaaaagaagatttaGAGGCCAGATATGGTACACACTCTGCTGGGCCCCCCGAGGAGAAGAcacacagcagggagaggagtAGCCAGGAGAGTGGAGAAGATACAAGAAGCCAGGGGAAACGCCCTCAAGAGTCTAAAAGCCAAGTTGGGAGCCAGGAGGAATCTGAGGAAAGTGAGGAAGATGCTGACCCTGAGGTGGACAAACGACGCTGGAAGCCAAGACACCACCATGGGAGGACCAGGCCTGACAGGTCCTCTCAAGAAGGGAAACCTCCCTCTGAGGAAAGGGGACACCTCCGTGAGGAATCTGAGGAGTCAAAGGTGGGCATGGTCCGTTTAGGGGAAAAGAGGGACCGCCAGCCAGCCCACTATAGGGCTTCAGAGGAAGAACCCGAATATGGGGAGGAAGTGAGGAATTACCAGGCTATCCAGGCTCCCAAGGACCTGGAGCAGGGACGATATGGGGGCAGAGGAAGTGAGGAGTACAGGGCCCTGAGACCTCCCAGTGAGGAGAGCCTGGAGGACAAGAGAAATCGCCCCAGCTCAGAGCTTGACAACACAGCACAGGGATATAATGAAGAAAGTCAGGAAGAGAGGGGCCGTGAGGGGGGATACCACTacagagccaggggaggggaacCAGGTGCATATTCCATTCCagacaacaaagaagaaaaacggTTCTTGGGTGAAGGACACCACCGTGCCCAAGAAAGCCAGATGGACAAAGCAAGGAGGTATCCACAAGGCGAGTGGAAAGAGCAGGACAGAAATTACCTCAACTATGGTGAGGAAAGGGGTGAGGAAGAAGCCCAAGCAaagtggcagcagcaggaggaCCTGGAAGATGCtacagagagcagggaggaagctAGGCTTCAAGGCAAACAGTATGCTCCCCATTATACCACTGACAAGAGGAAGAGATTAGGGGAGCTGCTCAACCCATACTATGACCCTTCCCAGTGGAAGAGCAGGCATTTTGAGAGAAAAGACAACATGGATGATAATTTTcttgagggggaagaggaaaacGGGCTGACCTTGAATGAGAAGAATTTCTTCCCAGAATACAACTATGACTTGTGGGAGAAAAAGCCCTTCGAGGAGGATGTGAATTGGGGATATGAGAAGAGAAATCTCTCCCCCAGACTGGATCTCAAAAGGCAGTATGACCGAGTGGCTGAACTCGACCAGCTCCTTCACTACAGGAAGAAGTCAGCCGAATTTCCAGACTTCTATGACTCTGAGGAGCAGATGAGCCCACGCCATGCAGCACAGAATGAAAAGGACAGGGCTGGCCAGGGAGTTCTGACAGAGGAAGAG gAAAAGGAACTTGAGAATCTGGCTGCAATGGATCTGGAACTACAGAAAATAGCTGAGAAGTTCAGTGGTAATCGAAGGGGCTGA